A window of Argopecten irradians isolate NY chromosome 1, Ai_NY, whole genome shotgun sequence contains these coding sequences:
- the LOC138316134 gene encoding uncharacterized protein — MVLGMAKTSATVNNVSSLLSFGSSEVHLPNKNTNICRQGILTDTGKRLQLTRMLCLTISPIVLLWGFTVFTLTESITNKSTAEQNMRQLLFTMEVGQLIHHLQRERDMSVLYLSALGPETRTFLLDEYIETDNALTALTIWPNETSASGWDNPVFATRETLLAHLSRHRQFVNKNQYDIYFEIDFYNAIIDTMLYWFTKTISSGTFASVWRDLIAYTKITIGKQDAGVERALGTYFFVKGGFNSQDAFELYNRRVHKFRAFYYTAHMYSDKVDNLYKEGYFSSSYNVTETVNYYRSQIQNSDENVVNPNVLKAQKWFDNMTIYMDALLGIQVKLGESIVAQITTNIGIITENMAVSITCLIVVFFICPFVVVSTEALTSSIQNYAIILVHKTKELSKEKRRTDSLLYQMVPKPVADKLKKNLHIDAEYFKSATVFFIDIFDFNRLVMASSPIEIVDLLSAVYRNIDERLDSFDVYKVETINDCYMVSSGIPKRNRDRHPVEIANLALALRAMILTKPFVLSGDRVIKLRFGINTGPCMAGVVGLLMPRYCLFGDTINTASRMKSCGKPNMIQISQSTYTRLAKYGYFVMKKRGNIFVKGKGEMQTYWLLGKQSDSCQAFNIDNISIPEEDDEVEHESAIPGELTNYQHTPLGSALAVPLPGRIYSRKNAQPKGIKMSPDIKSTQEHSLREPVKYQSYPSEEVKKMPSNEETNISTNKDENNQDNEKFASASAGHLDDVNTDRGTKESVAQIIPASDVSATEEMIGRRARVSVVHKTSTSDAPSTEEMIESRTTVPVETKKKRRSGVSVTQYPISAGVHTSERDDEGSSTNDVTEKGGDTDTQVETSGNTENSNQ; from the exons ACATCGGCAACAGTGAATAATGTCTCCTCCCTTTTGTCATTTGGGAGCTCCGAAGTACATCTCCCCAACAAAAACACAA ATATCTGTCGCCAAGGAATTTTGACTGACACTGGCAAACGGTTGCAGCTCACCAGGATGTTGTGCCTTACTATCTCGCCAATCGTATTACTGTGGGGTTTCACAGTATTTACCCTGACGGAATCCATCACGAATAAGTCCACTGCTGAACAG AACATGCGTCAACTGTTGTTCACCATGGAGGTTGGTCAACTAATCCATCACCTACAAAGGGAACGTGACATGAGCGTTCTCTACCTTAGTGCATTGGGCCCAGAAACTAGGACATTCTTATTAGACGAGTACATCGAGACGGACAACGCCCTGACAGCTTTGACGATATGGCCGAACGAAACTTCCGCATCTGGATGGGACAACCCAGTCTTCGCCACTCGCGAAACCTTACTGGCTCATCTTTCACGACATAGGCAGTTCGTGAACAAGAACCAATATGATATTTACTTCGAAATTGATTTTTACAATGCCATCATTGATACCATGCTGTACTGGTTCACCAAGACAATCAGTAGCGGCACATTCGCAAGTGTCTGGAGGGATCTCATAGCGTATACCAAGATCACCATTGGAAAGCAAGACGCTGGAGTAGAAAGAGCCCTGGGGAcctatttttttgtaaaaggtGGTTTTAACAGTCAGGATGCGTTTGAATTGTACAACCGACGGGTACATAAATTCAGGGCATTTTACTACACGGCTCATATGTATTCTGATAAGGTAGATAATTTGTATAAAGAAGGATATTTCAGCTCCTCATACAATGTCACAGAAACAGTAAACTACTATCGAAGCCAGATACAGAATTCAGATGAAAACGTTGTCAATCCTAATGTTCTCAAAGCGCAGAAATGGTTTGATAACATGACTATTTACATGGATGCACTACTTGGTATTCAAGTAAAGCTTGGTGAAAGCATAGTCGCTCAGATCACCACTAATATTGGAATAATCACGGAAAACATGGCTGTCAGTATCACATGTTTAATCGTTGTTTTCTTTATATGTCCGTTTGTCGTGGTATCTACAGAAGCTCTGACAAGTAGTATTCAGAACTATGCCATCATTCTTGTTCATAAAACAAAGGAACTCAGCAAAGAAAAGAGAAGGACAGACTCGCTCCTTTATCAGATGGTACCGAAACCGGTCGCCGataaactgaagaaaaatctACATATTGATGCCGAGTATTTTAAATCTGCCACAGTGTTTTTTATCGATATCTTTGATTTCAACCGACTAGTAATGGCTAGCTCACCGATAGAAATCGTTGATCTGTTGAGCGCcgtgtacagaaatattgatgaGCGTCTCGACAgctttgatgtgtataaggtggaGACAATAAATGATTGCTACATGGTTTCTTCGG GAATACCAAAGCGGAACAGAGACCGACATCCTGTTGAGATAGCTAATCTAGCTCTTGCACTCCGAGCAATGATCCTGACCAAGCCTTTTGTATTATCTGGGGACCGGGTTATCAAGCTGAGATTCGGAATAAATACGG GCCCCTGTATGGCTGGTGTAGTTGGTCTTCTGATGCCAAGGTATTGTCTGTTTGGTGACACGATCAACACCGCATCTAGAATGAAGTCTTGTGGAAAAC CAAATATGATTCAAATAAGCCAGTCCACCTATACACGACTGGCGAAATACGGCTACTTCGTAATGAAGAAAAGAGGCAATATTTTTGTAAAG ggAAAAGGAGAAATGCAGACTTACTGGCTACTGGGAAAACAAAGTGATAGTTGTCAAGCTTTCAACATAGATAACATATCAATACCAGAAGAAGATGACGAGGTTGAACATGAAAGTGCGATTCCTGGAGAACTCACTAACTACCAACACACACCACTGGGGTCCGCTCTCGCGGTGCCATTACCTGGGCGCATCTATTCACGAAAAAACGCGCAGCCAAAAGGTATCAAAATGTCCCCGGATATAAAAAGTACACAGGAGCACTCTCTTCGAGAACCTGTAAAATACCAGTCTTATCCCTCGGAGGAAGTCAAGAAAATGCCCTCCAATGAAGAAACTAATATTTCCACTaacaaagatgaaaataatcaaGATAATGAAAAGTTTGCATCTGCATCAGCTGGTCATTTAGATGACGTAAATACTGACAGAGGAACAAAAGAGTCTGTCGCGCAGATTATCCCCGCATCAGATGTCTCTGCCACTGAGGAAATGATAGGAAGACGTGCCAGGGTTTCAGTGGTACATAAAACATCGACATCAGATGCGCCATCCACTGAGGAAATGATTGAAAGCCGAACTACGGTTCCAGTTGAGACAAAGAAGAAGAGACGATCGGGTGTATCTGTCACACAATACCCGATAAGTGCAGGAGTACATACCTCAGAAAGAGATGATGAAGGTTCATCAACAAATGACGTAACGGAGAAGGGAGGCGATACGGATACACAGGTGGAAACATCTGGAAATACAGAGAATTCTAATCAATAG